The Candidatus Cloacimonadota bacterium sequence GCTGCAGCATCACTTTTATTTTTATCAGGATGATATTTCAGCGCTAATTTTCGATATGCGGTTTTTATTTCTTTTTCAGTGGCACTTTTATCAATACCTAAAATTTCATAATAATCTCTTTTTGACATATAATCCCAACTTTTCGTTTCGTGTATTTTATAATTCACGGGAATTCCAATCAAAGTGAAAAGAATTCCCGTGATTTTTTATTTATTTATGTTTTATTCGTCATCCATTACTTCAAAATCAGCATCAACAGGTTCATCCTCATCTTTGTTTTGAGATTGTTCTTCTGCTTGCTGCTGTTGTTCACCAGAAGTGCTTTGTTGCTGCTGTCCTTGTTGCTTTGCTGCTTCTTCAGCTGCCTGCTGTTTTTCCTGATCACTCATGTTTTTGTAGATGACTTCACCTAATTTTTGAGCTTTTTGCTGAAGTTCTTCTTTTGCTTTTTTCAGGGTTTCTACGTCTTTGCTTTCCAATTTTTCCTTCGCATCTTTGATTGCATCTTCAATTTTCTTTTTATCATCATCATTCAATTTATCAGCATGTTCTTTCATAGATTTTTCAGTGGAAAAGATGAGATTATCAAGTTCATTTTTGCTTTGAACTTGATCTTTCAATTTTTTATCTTCATCTGCATGTTCTTCTGCATCTTTTACCATCTTTTCGATCTCTTCATCATTTAGAGCACCGAGTTTATCTATCTTGATTTGCTGTTTTTTCCCGGTTCCCTTATCAACGGCAGAAACATGGAGAATACCATTTGCGTCCATATCGAAAGAGACTTCAATCTGGGGAGTTCCACGCATAGATGGTGGAATTCCGACCAAGTCAAATCTTCCCAAGGTTCTGTTGTGAGATGCCATTTCTCTTTCACCTTGCAGAACATTGATGGAAACAGCGGTTTGGTTATCTGCAGCAGTAGAGAAAATTTGGCTTTTTCTTACCGGAATGGTTGTGTTACGCTCAATTAGTTTTGTCATTATTCCACCGAGAGTTTCTATTCCGAGGGATAAAGGGGTTACATCAAGAAGGAGAATGTCTTTCAAGTTTTCATCACCGGAAAGGATTCCGCCTTGAATAGCAGCACCCATTGCCACAACTTCATCAGGATTTATGCTTTTATTAGGTACTTTTTGAAAAAAATCCTCAACTGCTTTTTGCACAGCAGGAATTCTTGTAGAGCCACCAACGAGAATCACTTCCTTAACTTCATTCTTGGATAATTTTGCATCCTTCATTGCCTTTTTGCATGGAGCAATACTCTTGTCAACCAAATCATCAACCATTTTGTTGAACTCTGCTCGTGAGAGAGTAAGGTCAAGATGCTTGGGTCCACTGCTATCAGCAGTAACATACGGAAGGTTAATCTTGGTTGATTGGGTTCCGCTAAGTTCAATTTTGGCTTTTTCGGCTGCATCACGAACTCTTTGCAGAGCCATTTTGTCTTTAGTAAGATCAATGCCATCACTCTTTTTGAATTCTGCAACAATCCAGTCAACTATCCGTTTGTCAAAATCATCACCGCCAAGGTGCGTATCGCCGTTTGTGGAAAGAACTTCCACAACACCTTCACCGATTTCGAGGATGGATATATCAAATGTTCCTCCACCGAGATCGTAAACTGCGATTATTTCATCATTTTTCTTTTCCAAACCATAAGCGAGTGCTGCTGCTGTAGGTTCGTTGATGATTCGTTCAACACTAAGTCCGGCAATTTTACCCGCATCTTTTGTTGCCTGTCTTTGAGCATCGTTGAAATATGCGGGAACTGTGATCACTGCTTTGTCAACCTTGGTTCCAAGATGATCTTCTGCAGTCTCTTTTAGTTTTGCAAGAATCATTGAGGAGATTTCTTGGGGTTTAAATTTCTTCTTCTCATTGAGAATATTTACAACAACTTCGCCTTTGGAATCTGCATCAATTTCAAAAGAGACGGTGTCAGTTTCAGCCTTCACTTCATTTCTTTTCCGTCCCATAAATCTCTTTATAGAATATATGGTGTTTTCGGGATTGGTTACCAGCTGGTGTTTTGCCAACTGTCCGACTAATCTTTCGCCGTCTTTTGGAAATCCAATGACCGATGATGTGGTTCTTCCACCTTCAGAATTTTGAATAACGGTGGATTTTCCGCCTTCCATGACCGCAACACAACTATTTGTTGTCCCAAGGTCTATGCCAATTATTTTACTCATTATCATTCACCTCATTTTTATTATTTTTTATATTATTTTCTTCATCTGTATCTTCGCTATTTTTACTCTCGTCTTCATCAGCCGGTTGAGTAACTGCAACTTTGGCATGACGAAGAACCTTGTCATCAAAGAAATACCCATTTAAAATACAATCGAATATTACATTTTCATCATAATTTTCGTTTGGAGTAAAGATCAATGCATCGTGTAATTGTGGATCAAAATTTTCACCTAACACTTCCATTTTTTTTAATCCTCGTTTTTTAAGAATATCAAAAAATTGATCGTAAACGAGTTTAATTCCCTGCAAATGGGTCTTAAATTTTTTATCTGTTTTTAAAGATTCAATAGATTTTTCCATATTTTCCAGAACATCTATCAGTTCCAGCACCAAATCTCGATTTGCATATTTGATCCATTCTTGGCGTTCTTTCAAATTTCTTTTACGGAAATTGTCAAACTCAGCCATCGTTCTAATCCATTGATCTTTGAGTTTTTCTACTTCCAATTTCAAATTTCCATTTTCTTCTTGCAAGATTGACAATTCGTCTTTTTGTTCTTGCCTTTTTTTCATTTCTTGGTCTTTCTTGATTTTCGGATTTTTTTTATTTTGTGGCTTCTTAGTCATTTGTTTCACCTTAGAAATTATTTATTTTTTATTTGATATGGAATTAATGCGCCTTTTTCAGACAACTCGGTAATCATTC is a genomic window containing:
- the dnaK gene encoding molecular chaperone DnaK, whose protein sequence is MSKIIGIDLGTTNSCVAVMEGGKSTVIQNSEGGRTTSSVIGFPKDGERLVGQLAKHQLVTNPENTIYSIKRFMGRKRNEVKAETDTVSFEIDADSKGEVVVNILNEKKKFKPQEISSMILAKLKETAEDHLGTKVDKAVITVPAYFNDAQRQATKDAGKIAGLSVERIINEPTAAALAYGLEKKNDEIIAVYDLGGGTFDISILEIGEGVVEVLSTNGDTHLGGDDFDKRIVDWIVAEFKKSDGIDLTKDKMALQRVRDAAEKAKIELSGTQSTKINLPYVTADSSGPKHLDLTLSRAEFNKMVDDLVDKSIAPCKKAMKDAKLSKNEVKEVILVGGSTRIPAVQKAVEDFFQKVPNKSINPDEVVAMGAAIQGGILSGDENLKDILLLDVTPLSLGIETLGGIMTKLIERNTTIPVRKSQIFSTAADNQTAVSINVLQGEREMASHNRTLGRFDLVGIPPSMRGTPQIEVSFDMDANGILHVSAVDKGTGKKQQIKIDKLGALNDEEIEKMVKDAEEHADEDKKLKDQVQSKNELDNLIFSTEKSMKEHADKLNDDDKKKIEDAIKDAKEKLESKDVETLKKAKEELQQKAQKLGEVIYKNMSDQEKQQAAEEAAKQQGQQQQSTSGEQQQQAEEQSQNKDEDEPVDADFEVMDDE
- the grpE gene encoding nucleotide exchange factor GrpE; the protein is MTKKPQNKKNPKIKKDQEMKKRQEQKDELSILQEENGNLKLEVEKLKDQWIRTMAEFDNFRKRNLKERQEWIKYANRDLVLELIDVLENMEKSIESLKTDKKFKTHLQGIKLVYDQFFDILKKRGLKKMEVLGENFDPQLHDALIFTPNENYDENVIFDCILNGYFFDDKVLRHAKVAVTQPADEDESKNSEDTDEENNIKNNKNEVNDNE